A stretch of the Patescibacteria group bacterium genome encodes the following:
- a CDS encoding PrsW family intramembrane metalloprotease, with protein sequence MASLITFSILMPLATGIIPALIWLWFWLKEDRKYPEPKRLIVLTFIFGMIFVFMALALEYLLHLLIKGQNAINIDKGIIFLLSLAFIEEIMKYFAARPALKSKNFDEPIDAVMYLIIASLGFAAMENIFFLISTFKDGGMTIGFLTGDMRFLGANLLHSMTSAVIGISIAMSYYRRKTIKITYLSIGVILATLLHAIFNLYIIKMPGQNSLNVFLGLWIFTIIIILAFEKVKRIKLKQIKLE encoded by the coding sequence ATGGCCAGCTTAATAACATTTAGCATACTTATGCCTCTTGCGACGGGGATTATCCCTGCTCTTATTTGGCTTTGGTTTTGGCTTAAAGAAGACAGGAAATATCCTGAGCCAAAAAGGCTTATTGTGCTAACATTTATATTCGGAATGATTTTTGTCTTTATGGCGCTAGCCCTGGAATATTTGCTTCATTTGCTTATTAAAGGTCAAAATGCCATAAATATCGACAAGGGAATAATATTCCTGCTTTCTCTTGCCTTCATAGAAGAAATTATGAAATACTTCGCCGCCAGGCCGGCCCTAAAATCAAAAAACTTTGACGAACCGATAGACGCCGTAATGTATCTGATAATAGCGAGTCTTGGTTTTGCCGCTATGGAAAATATATTTTTCCTTATAAGCACATTCAAAGATGGAGGTATGACAATAGGCTTCCTAACCGGAGATATGCGCTTCTTAGGAGCAAACCTTCTTCACAGTATGACTTCGGCAGTTATAGGCATAAGTATTGCAATGTCATATTATCGCAGAAAAACAATCAAAATAACCTATTTAAGTATCGGGGTTATCCTCGCGACTTTATTGCATGCTATTTTCAATTTATATATAATAAAGATGCCAGGACAAAACAGTTTAAATGTATTTTTAGGTCTATGGATTTTTACAATCATAATAATCCTGGCTTTTGAAAAAGTTAAAAGAATAAAACTAAAACAAATAAAATTAGAATAA
- a CDS encoding Hsp20/alpha crystallin family protein, protein MRKNKQSFFERLTGSATIKEDDEFVSFGEEKKKLEKESLENMNNDEWLEEEEEAQLTIDLLQDHEYIIIQSMLAGVKPEDLDVEISQEMITIRGKRKNPHGGQKQEDYYCQELYWGPFSRSVLLPQEVDTEKSEASLKEGLLIIKLPKVDKERKQKLKIKSS, encoded by the coding sequence ATGAGAAAAAATAAACAATCATTTTTTGAAAGACTCACCGGAAGCGCCACCATAAAAGAAGACGATGAATTTGTATCTTTTGGAGAAGAGAAAAAAAAATTAGAGAAAGAATCTTTAGAAAATATGAACAATGACGAATGGTTGGAAGAGGAAGAAGAGGCTCAGCTCACAATAGACTTGCTTCAAGACCACGAATATATCATTATTCAATCAATGTTAGCCGGCGTTAAACCAGAAGACTTAGATGTGGAGATAAGCCAAGAGATGATAACTATCCGCGGTAAAAGAAAAAATCCTCACGGAGGACAAAAACAAGAAGATTATTATTGCCAAGAATTATATTGGGGACCATTTTCAAGGTCAGTGCTCCTTCCTCAAGAAGTTGACACGGAAAAATCCGAGGCTTCACTAAAAGAAGGACTTCTTATAATCAAGCTTCCTAAAGTAGATAAAGAAAGAAAACAAAAACTCAAAATAAAGAGCTCATAG
- a CDS encoding transposase produces the protein MTRAKDIDVSAGEYYHLYTRGVGKKNIFLDNRDYARFLFCLLYFQYNESFNNISGAVTRFLSSGSFTYQKRGDPDEENREVEIVAFVLMPNHIHITALELKDGGIARLMKRALGGYAKYFNTKYKVSGHLFQGAYNAVHIKDNTQLLHVSAYLHRNPRELRTWKNKEDQYRWSSFSDFVKKNRWGNLIKPEIILNQFLKKSEYHDFVNESTAKEKTKDPTKFEV, from the coding sequence ATGACACGAGCAAAAGATATTGATGTCTCAGCTGGAGAATACTATCATCTTTACACGCGTGGTGTAGGGAAAAAAAATATTTTTCTCGATAATCGCGACTACGCGCGTTTTCTTTTTTGCCTTCTCTATTTTCAATACAATGAAAGCTTTAATAACATTAGTGGTGCGGTTACCAGATTTTTGAGTAGTGGGTCATTTACATATCAAAAGAGAGGAGATCCGGATGAGGAAAATCGCGAAGTTGAAATCGTTGCATTTGTGTTGATGCCGAATCATATACATATAACTGCACTCGAATTAAAAGACGGAGGTATTGCTCGCCTTATGAAGAGGGCTCTTGGTGGCTATGCAAAATACTTCAATACAAAATATAAAGTGTCAGGACATTTATTCCAAGGTGCATATAATGCGGTCCATATTAAAGATAATACCCAATTATTACATGTATCGGCGTATTTACACCGAAATCCGCGGGAATTACGCACATGGAAAAATAAAGAGGATCAATATAGATGGTCAAGTTTTTCTGATTTTGTCAAAAAAAATAGGTGGGGTAATTTAATCAAACCAGAAATTATCCTCAATCAATTTTTAAAGAAATCTGAGTATCATGATTTTGTTAATGAAAGCACCGCTAAAGAAAAGACAAAAGATCCAACGAAATTCGAAGTATAA
- a CDS encoding glycoside hydrolase family 15 protein, which translates to MSKSLVLGNGNILVGLDKFGQVSDFYSPRVGLENQMGKNLVHKIGIFADGRFSWISDGTWNISIKYKDETLASDIKALNNSIEIEIDFLDIVYNEKDIFIRKAVVKNLASRKREVKIFFHQQFDMYGNSDGDTGYYDPDRKVIVHYEGRRVFITGGLCDGRSFNDYSIGIFAIEGKEGTWKDAEDGVLDKNPVEHGSVDSVVSFSFEIEAGEEKEVILWTSASTTLKKAQELHDYILEKTPGHLIETTQDFWRAWVNKSNFNFFGLKKDAGDLFKKSLLIIRTHIDNDGAVIASCDSDMLQNGRDTYAYMWPRDAAFTVLSLDKAGYNDIARRFFSFCNDIISTEGYFFHKYRSDKSIGSSWHPWIRNGKRQLAIQEDETALVLYSLWEHYKISKDLEFIESIYNSLIKKSAEFLIEYRNSDTHLPHESYDLWEEKYGVSTFTASAVYGALVSASNFAKLLGKEEDAKRYELVALDIKQAVIEHLYNKEGRFFYKLMDTRDGNEIYYDPTIDASSFYGVFRFGVLDKDDKMLKDSYETLKRRLFSKTEVDGVFRYEGDRYYQVGNDAPSNPWFITTLWVAEYQIELAKNEKDLEDVKSWLDWAVKYALPSGVMPEQLNAYTGEQISASPLTWSHAGFVLVVERYLEKLEEMGICKACNPIKEL; encoded by the coding sequence ATGTCTAAATCATTAGTGCTGGGGAATGGAAATATTCTAGTAGGCTTGGATAAATTTGGCCAAGTAAGCGATTTTTATTCTCCTCGTGTCGGTCTTGAAAACCAAATGGGCAAAAATCTCGTCCATAAGATTGGTATATTTGCAGATGGTCGCTTTAGCTGGATTTCAGATGGCACGTGGAATATCTCTATTAAGTATAAAGACGAGACACTTGCTTCTGATATTAAAGCTTTAAATAACAGTATTGAGATAGAAATAGATTTTCTTGATATTGTTTATAATGAGAAAGATATTTTTATAAGAAAAGCGGTTGTTAAAAATTTAGCTTCACGAAAAAGAGAAGTAAAGATTTTTTTTCATCAGCAGTTTGATATGTATGGGAACTCTGACGGCGATACGGGGTATTATGACCCGGATAGGAAAGTGATAGTGCATTATGAAGGTCGGCGAGTTTTTATAACCGGAGGACTTTGTGACGGAAGAAGTTTTAATGATTATAGTATTGGTATTTTTGCTATTGAAGGAAAAGAGGGGACATGGAAGGACGCCGAAGACGGTGTCTTAGATAAGAATCCGGTTGAGCACGGATCGGTTGACTCGGTAGTTTCTTTTAGTTTTGAAATTGAAGCTGGAGAAGAAAAAGAAGTGATTTTATGGACGTCAGCCTCAACAACCCTAAAGAAGGCTCAAGAACTTCATGATTATATTCTTGAAAAGACTCCCGGTCATCTTATAGAGACTACACAGGATTTCTGGAGGGCGTGGGTCAATAAAAGCAATTTTAATTTTTTTGGATTAAAAAAAGATGCCGGTGATTTGTTTAAAAAATCTCTCCTTATAATAAGAACGCATATTGATAATGACGGCGCAGTGATAGCTTCTTGCGATTCGGATATGCTTCAGAACGGACGCGATACCTACGCCTATATGTGGCCGAGAGACGCCGCTTTTACCGTCCTTTCTCTTGATAAGGCCGGATACAATGATATTGCCAGAAGGTTCTTTTCTTTCTGTAACGATATTATAAGCACGGAAGGTTATTTCTTTCATAAATACAGGTCAGATAAATCAATAGGCAGTTCTTGGCATCCGTGGATAAGGAACGGCAAGAGACAGCTTGCCATACAAGAAGATGAAACCGCCCTCGTCTTATATTCTCTCTGGGAACATTATAAGATAAGCAAAGATTTGGAATTTATTGAGAGTATATATAATTCTTTGATTAAAAAGTCGGCTGAATTTTTGATTGAATACAGAAACAGCGATACTCATCTTCCGCATGAAAGTTATGATTTGTGGGAGGAAAAATATGGAGTTTCCACTTTCACGGCTTCGGCTGTCTATGGCGCGCTTGTTTCCGCAAGTAACTTTGCGAAGCTTTTAGGCAAGGAAGAAGACGCTAAGCGTTACGAGCTTGTGGCTTTGGATATAAAACAAGCTGTCATTGAACATCTTTATAACAAAGAAGGACGTTTCTTTTATAAACTTATGGATACAAGAGACGGGAATGAGATTTATTATGACCCTACAATAGATGCTAGCAGTTTCTATGGGGTGTTCAGGTTTGGTGTGCTTGATAAGGATGACAAGATGTTGAAAGATTCGTACGAGACGCTAAAAAGGAGACTTTTCTCTAAAACAGAAGTGGACGGCGTCTTTCGTTATGAAGGGGATAGATATTATCAGGTGGGAAATGATGCGCCGTCTAATCCGTGGTTTATCACTACTCTATGGGTTGCAGAATATCAAATTGAATTGGCAAAAAATGAAAAAGATTTAGAGGATGTAAAAAGCTGGCTCGATTGGGCTGTTAAATACGCTCTGCCTTCAGGAGTCATGCCGGAACAGCTTAACGCTTATACAGGCGAGCAAATTTCGGCATCCCCTCTGACTTGGAGTCATGCCGGTTTTGTGTTGGTTGTTGAGCGGTACCTTGAGAAACTTGAAGAGATGGGGATATGCAAGGCTTGTAATCCTATAAAAGAGCTTTGA
- a CDS encoding glycoside hydrolase family 57 protein, translating to MPAVCLYFQVHQPRRIKKYRVFDIGKDSNYFNDDSESDLNNRRILEKVANKCYLPTNKIMLELLEKHPEFKITYSISGIALEQMEEFYPEVLESFQKLAMTGRVEILSETYYHSLAFVRSKEEFRKQVALHRDKVRRLFYQDPRVFRNTELIYNNELAQELEKMGYEGVLAEGADHILDWRSPNFVYKPVGTERIKLFLKNYKLSDDIAFRFSSRDWSEYPLDAPKFASWVSAVNGGGEVVNLFMDYETFGEHQWEDTGIFDFLRAMPGEILKHPDNSFVTPSEMVRRFNNVAELDVHHFISWADIERDLSAWLSNPMQYDALNKLYDIEPDVLKTMDKDIIDDWRKMQTSDHFYYMCTKWFSDGDVHKYFNPYETPYDAFISFMNAFNDLKLRVKEKNKKWSII from the coding sequence ATGCCAGCCGTCTGCTTATATTTTCAAGTACACCAGCCTAGGCGTATTAAGAAATATCGCGTTTTTGATATTGGTAAAGATAGTAATTATTTTAACGATGATTCAGAAAGCGACTTAAACAATAGGCGAATTCTTGAGAAAGTAGCCAATAAATGTTATTTGCCAACCAATAAGATTATGTTGGAGCTCTTAGAGAAGCACCCGGAATTTAAGATCACCTATTCTATCTCAGGCATAGCATTAGAACAAATGGAGGAATTTTACCCTGAAGTGCTTGAGTCATTTCAGAAGCTCGCTATGACAGGCAGGGTAGAGATATTGAGCGAGACATACTATCATTCTCTGGCCTTCGTTCGTTCAAAAGAAGAATTTAGGAAACAAGTAGCTTTGCATAGGGATAAAGTAAGACGCTTATTTTACCAAGATCCTAGGGTCTTTAGAAACACGGAACTTATCTATAACAATGAGTTGGCCCAAGAGCTGGAGAAGATGGGTTATGAGGGGGTGTTAGCGGAGGGGGCGGACCACATCCTTGATTGGCGCAGTCCGAATTTTGTTTATAAGCCGGTTGGTACAGAAAGGATAAAACTTTTTCTGAAGAATTATAAGCTCTCGGATGATATCGCTTTTCGTTTTTCTTCTCGGGATTGGAGCGAGTACCCTCTTGATGCCCCTAAATTTGCAAGCTGGGTCTCTGCCGTAAATGGCGGAGGCGAAGTAGTAAATCTTTTTATGGATTATGAGACTTTTGGCGAGCACCAATGGGAGGATACCGGTATATTTGATTTTCTCCGCGCTATGCCGGGTGAGATTTTAAAGCACCCTGACAATAGTTTCGTCACACCGAGCGAGATGGTGCGCAGATTTAATAATGTTGCCGAGCTTGATGTGCATCACTTTATCTCTTGGGCTGATATTGAGCGTGATTTGTCTGCTTGGCTTTCCAATCCGATGCAATATGACGCCTTAAATAAGCTTTACGATATTGAGCCTGATGTTTTGAAAACTATGGATAAGGATATTATCGATGACTGGCGGAAGATGCAGACCTCGGATCACTTCTATTATATGTGCACTAAATGGTTCTCAGATGGCGACGTGCATAAGTATTTTAATCCATATGAGACTCCTTATGATGCTTTTATATCATTTATGAATGCTTTTAATGATCTTAAATTAAGAGTTAAAGAGAAAAATAAAAAATGGTCGATTATATAA
- a CDS encoding glycosyltransferase family 4 protein: MATKILMFGWEFPPHNSGGLGVACKGLSMALASRAFEIIFVLPKRVDVSESRLKLVFADIDYNIKVRAIDSLIYPYITSTEYSAHLSSGHSSVYGRNLMEEVIRYAVKASDIARHNDFDVIHAHDWLSFPAGIHAKKVSGKPLIVHVHATEFDRTGGKGVNQEVYEIERRGMEEADAIIAVSNFTKDIIVRHYGINPEKINVVHNGVEEGEFNHHLLPPENLMRLKEDGTKIVLFVGRITLQKGPDYFIRVAKKVLDYNPKVLFIVSGSGDMEAQILNDAAYLGISDKILFTGFLRGDELNQIFKLADLYILPSVSEPFGITPLEALMNKTPVLVSRQSGSSEVLSHALKADFWDIDDMAHKILAVLEYEPLSQCLTENGHAEVKNINWHKSADKCINVYKKVLNSFNNYKERVA; the protein is encoded by the coding sequence ATGGCAACAAAAATTCTTATGTTTGGATGGGAGTTCCCACCGCACAATAGCGGGGGATTGGGAGTCGCATGCAAGGGGCTTTCAATGGCCTTGGCTAGTCGCGCGTTTGAGATAATTTTTGTGCTTCCTAAGAGAGTTGATGTTTCTGAAAGTCGCTTGAAGCTTGTTTTTGCCGACATTGATTATAATATAAAGGTTAGAGCGATTGATTCTCTAATATATCCATACATAACCTCTACAGAATACAGCGCGCATCTTTCAAGCGGGCATTCTTCGGTTTATGGTAGAAATCTTATGGAAGAGGTAATCCGTTACGCCGTTAAAGCTTCCGACATTGCAAGGCATAATGATTTTGATGTTATCCATGCTCATGACTGGCTCTCATTTCCGGCTGGCATTCATGCTAAGAAAGTTAGCGGTAAGCCGCTTATCGTTCATGTTCACGCGACAGAGTTTGACAGGACAGGCGGCAAAGGTGTAAATCAAGAAGTCTACGAGATAGAAAGAAGAGGAATGGAAGAAGCTGACGCTATTATTGCGGTAAGCAACTTCACTAAAGATATAATTGTTAGGCATTATGGCATCAACCCGGAGAAGATAAATGTCGTTCATAACGGAGTGGAGGAAGGAGAGTTTAACCATCATCTTTTGCCTCCGGAAAATCTGATGAGACTTAAGGAAGACGGCACGAAGATAGTGCTTTTTGTAGGGAGAATTACTCTTCAGAAAGGTCCGGATTATTTTATAAGAGTGGCAAAGAAAGTTTTAGATTATAATCCAAAAGTTCTTTTTATAGTTTCGGGGTCAGGTGATATGGAAGCGCAGATTCTAAATGACGCCGCTTATCTTGGCATCTCAGACAAAATTTTATTTACCGGTTTCTTGCGAGGCGACGAGCTGAATCAAATTTTTAAATTAGCCGATCTTTATATCCTCCCTTCTGTGTCAGAGCCGTTTGGTATCACTCCGCTTGAAGCCTTGATGAACAAGACTCCCGTTTTAGTGTCTAGGCAATCCGGCTCTTCCGAGGTCCTTTCTCACGCGCTTAAGGCTGATTTTTGGGATATAGATGATATGGCGCATAAGATCCTCGCCGTCTTGGAATACGAACCGCTCAGCCAGTGTCTTACAGAAAATGGGCACGCTGAGGTTAAAAATATAAATTGGCACAAAAGCGCAGATAAGTGTATCAATGTTTATAAAAAAGTTTTAAATAGTTTTAATAATTATAAAGAGAGAGTTGCTTAA
- the lon gene encoding endopeptidase La: MNKSGREIYPAAVLRKIAILPGEKISLILEEKEMVDAVKIASQDDHSIVFAFKKNGEMSRIATKSRIIQFWHLSPSIIGIAIEGLERVELFRLFEEKEIKKAEIEPIKVKVEETTELEALSRSVFDQLKKLIQIEGIIPLLIVSEIQKDHIPAGRMSDLIASAIRLDFPEKLELLETTDVKKRLEILNEKLAKELNVAETEQKIQHEVEKKMTKEQREFILKEQLQAIQKELGITKEEEEYSELERKIKKVKMSETAEKKALKELSRLRAMSTLSAEAPYIRAYLDWMAELPWSQKSKTVIDFKKAKKILDEDHYGLLKTKERILEYLAVQKLTKGKGRGTIMCFVGPPGTGKTSVGKSIARALGRKFVRISLGGIRDEAEIRGHRRTYVGALPGRIIQGMKTAETKNPVFMLDEIDKIGADFRGDPGAALLEVLDQEQNYAFSDHYLETPFDLSEVIFITTANILDPVPPALRDRMEIIEFPGYTDEEKFHIAKKFLLPRALSSSGLDEKRLLINDEVIKKIIGKYTREAGVRNLERQLLKIARKAAKKIAEGTAKEKISVRETNLFDYLGPEEFKITMSEEKDEIGAATGLAWTPAGGEIIIIETILMPGKGNLILTGQLGEIMQESAKAALSYIRSKSHELKFEKDFYRKNDIHIHVPSGAIPKDGPSAGIAIAAALASTLTKRKVKKEIALTGEITLSGKILEIGGIKEKALAAHRAGVKTMILPKENEKNLADIPDEARRELKFKFVKHMDEVLKIILK; this comes from the coding sequence ATGAATAAAAGCGGCCGTGAAATTTATCCCGCCGCGGTTTTGAGAAAAATCGCAATTCTTCCAGGAGAAAAAATATCCCTTATTCTTGAAGAAAAAGAGATGGTTGACGCCGTAAAAATCGCTTCCCAAGACGACCACTCTATTGTCTTTGCTTTCAAAAAAAACGGGGAAATGAGCCGCATTGCCACTAAAAGCCGTATTATTCAATTTTGGCACCTTTCTCCTTCCATTATCGGTATCGCCATTGAAGGATTGGAAAGAGTTGAACTTTTCCGCCTTTTTGAGGAAAAAGAAATTAAAAAAGCTGAGATTGAACCCATTAAAGTAAAAGTTGAAGAAACAACTGAGTTGGAAGCGCTTTCAAGAAGCGTTTTTGACCAATTAAAAAAACTGATTCAAATTGAAGGAATTATTCCGCTTTTAATCGTTTCCGAAATCCAGAAAGACCACATTCCGGCAGGCCGGATGAGCGACCTTATCGCCTCGGCAATAAGACTGGATTTTCCGGAAAAATTAGAGCTTCTGGAAACCACGGATGTCAAAAAACGGCTTGAAATTCTTAATGAAAAATTAGCAAAAGAATTAAATGTTGCCGAAACGGAACAAAAAATTCAACATGAAGTGGAAAAAAAAATGACCAAAGAACAAAGAGAATTTATTTTAAAGGAACAACTCCAAGCGATTCAGAAAGAACTCGGAATAACCAAAGAAGAAGAGGAATACTCGGAACTTGAAAGAAAAATCAAAAAAGTAAAAATGTCAGAAACCGCGGAGAAGAAAGCCCTTAAAGAATTAAGCCGGCTCAGGGCAATGTCGACTTTAAGCGCTGAAGCGCCATACATTCGCGCATATCTTGACTGGATGGCGGAGCTTCCATGGTCTCAAAAAAGCAAAACCGTTATTGATTTTAAAAAGGCAAAAAAAATTTTAGACGAAGATCATTACGGACTTTTAAAAACAAAAGAAAGAATCCTGGAATACCTGGCAGTCCAAAAACTGACGAAAGGCAAAGGACGAGGAACGATTATGTGCTTTGTCGGTCCTCCTGGGACCGGTAAAACTTCCGTTGGTAAATCAATCGCCCGTGCCCTCGGCCGAAAATTCGTCAGAATTTCCCTTGGTGGTATCCGCGATGAAGCCGAAATCCGCGGACACCGGCGAACTTATGTAGGAGCATTGCCAGGCAGGATTATTCAGGGGATGAAAACCGCCGAAACGAAAAATCCGGTTTTTATGCTCGATGAAATAGACAAAATAGGTGCTGACTTCCGAGGCGACCCGGGAGCCGCCCTTTTAGAAGTTTTAGACCAGGAACAAAACTACGCTTTTTCCGATCATTATCTTGAAACGCCGTTTGACCTTTCGGAAGTTATTTTTATCACCACAGCCAACATACTTGATCCTGTTCCGCCAGCCCTGCGCGACAGGATGGAAATCATTGAATTTCCCGGTTACACTGACGAAGAAAAATTTCATATTGCCAAAAAATTTCTGCTCCCTCGCGCGCTTTCCTCATCCGGATTGGATGAAAAACGACTTTTGATAAATGACGAAGTTATTAAAAAAATCATCGGCAAATACACGCGTGAAGCCGGTGTGAGAAATCTTGAAAGGCAACTTTTAAAAATCGCCAGAAAAGCCGCCAAAAAAATCGCCGAAGGAACCGCCAAGGAAAAAATCTCCGTAAGAGAAACCAATCTTTTTGATTACTTAGGACCCGAAGAATTTAAAATAACAATGAGTGAGGAAAAAGACGAAATCGGCGCGGCAACCGGCCTCGCATGGACTCCAGCTGGCGGAGAAATCATAATTATTGAAACCATTCTTATGCCTGGCAAAGGCAACCTGATTTTAACCGGGCAACTTGGCGAAATAATGCAGGAATCGGCAAAGGCCGCTTTATCTTACATCCGTTCAAAAAGCCACGAACTTAAATTTGAAAAAGATTTTTACCGCAAAAACGACATCCATATTCATGTTCCTTCCGGTGCCATCCCAAAAGACGGGCCGTCTGCCGGCATCGCCATCGCCGCCGCCCTGGCTTCGACGCTGACAAAAAGAAAAGTAAAAAAAGAAATCGCTTTAACCGGCGAAATAACACTTTCGGGGAAGATTTTGGAAATCGGCGGGATAAAAGAAAAAGCGCTTGCCGCCCACAGGGCAGGTGTCAAAACAATGATTCTGCCGAAAGAAAATGAAAAGAATTTAGCCGACATTCCCGATGAAGCGAGACGAGAACTTAAATTCAAATTCGTCAAACATATGGACGAAGTCTTAAAAATTATTCTGAAATAA
- a CDS encoding dihydrofolate reductase family protein, with product MKQKIILYMAISLNGMIAKSDDDTRWISKEEWDNYSLAVRTAGNLVVGHRTYGILTKQPEFAEFKDVKLVVVAQEDFQTLVQNHLVAHSPKEALKLLSDFERVVVAGGSMLNASFVEENLVDEIFIDIEPIILSQGIPLFRDKNFERNLKLVGQKQISDNEIQLHYEVLK from the coding sequence ATGAAACAAAAAATCATTTTATACATGGCGATAAGTTTGAACGGCATGATCGCTAAGAGCGACGACGACACAAGATGGATTTCAAAAGAGGAGTGGGACAATTATAGTTTGGCTGTGCGAACCGCCGGTAATCTTGTTGTTGGTCATCGTACTTATGGCATACTTACGAAACAGCCAGAATTTGCGGAATTCAAAGATGTAAAACTTGTCGTCGTCGCTCAAGAGGATTTCCAAACTTTAGTACAAAATCATTTAGTCGCTCATTCGCCAAAAGAAGCGTTAAAACTTTTGAGCGATTTTGAGCGAGTTGTTGTCGCAGGTGGTAGCATGCTTAACGCTTCTTTTGTTGAAGAAAATTTGGTTGATGAAATTTTTATCGATATTGAGCCGATAATTTTAAGTCAAGGTATCCCACTTTTCAGAGATAAAAATTTTGAGCGGAACCTAAAATTAGTCGGGCAAAAGCAAATAAGTGATAATGAGATACAGCTTCATTATGAAGTTTTGAAATAG
- a CDS encoding helix-turn-helix domain-containing protein — translation MGSAKPTIVVGSARSGPKRYLTPLILKKRMSQGDICQAIDMDRSYMSAIESGKKNITLIVLEKLANALGVSVDELLK, via the coding sequence ATGGGCAGCGCAAAACCGACAATCGTCGTCGGTTCGGCAAGAAGTGGACCAAAAAGGTACCTGACCCCTTTAATCCTAAAAAAGCGTATGTCGCAAGGCGACATTTGCCAAGCGATTGATATGGATAGAAGTTATATGAGTGCGATTGAAAGCGGCAAGAAAAACATCACCTTGATTGTTTTAGAAAAATTGGCAAATGCGCTTGGTGTTTCGGTTGATGAGTTATTGAAATAA
- a CDS encoding GIY-YIG nuclease family protein, translated as MYYVYILQSEKDASRYIGVTEDLKRRLGEHNNGSARYSSTKRPYKIVWYSAFTEKVRAYEFEKYLKSSSGYAFTKKHLI; from the coding sequence ATGTATTATGTTTATATTTTACAAAGCGAGAAAGATGCCAGTCGATATATTGGTGTTACCGAAGATTTAAAACGTCGTCTAGGTGAACATAACAATGGCAGTGCTCGCTACTCAAGCACGAAACGACCATATAAAATAGTTTGGTATTCAGCATTTACGGAAAAAGTTCGAGCGTATGAATTTGAAAAATATCTTAAGTCAAGCTCAGGTTATGCTTTTACAAAAAAACATTTAATATGA
- a CDS encoding glutaredoxin family protein, with protein MKKVKIYSTPTCMYCKMTKDFFDDKGVEYTDVDLSVDSAARDEVVKKTNQMSVPVIEISEEGKDPEYVIGFDQALLSDKLGIK; from the coding sequence ATGAAAAAAGTAAAAATTTATTCAACGCCAACTTGTATGTATTGCAAGATGACTAAAGATTTTTTTGATGATAAAGGGGTAGAGTATACAGATGTAGATTTGTCCGTTGATTCAGCCGCTCGTGATGAGGTGGTGAAGAAGACTAATCAGATGAGCGTGCCGGTGATAGAGATCTCCGAAGAGGGGAAAGATCCAGAGTATGTTATCGGATTTGACCAAGCTCTCCTTTCTGATAAATTGGGAATAAAATAA
- a CDS encoding HypC/HybG/HupF family hydrogenase formation chaperone has protein sequence MCLATPSKVIKIDGEWVEVESMDHTHRANISLLRNKGVNLGDYLLIHGDLAIQKLPEDEALKILEMIKTMPSHEHEDSHTHEHEHICNCE, from the coding sequence ATGTGCCTTGCCACGCCAAGTAAAGTTATAAAGATAGATGGAGAGTGGGTAGAAGTAGAGTCCATGGACCACACCCACCGAGCCAATATCAGCCTCCTTAGAAACAAAGGGGTTAATTTGGGCGACTATCTTCTAATCCACGGTGACCTGGCTATCCAGAAGCTACCTGAAGATGAAGCGCTGAAAATCCTTGAGATGATAAAGACAATGCCTTCTCACGAGCATGAAGATTCTCACACACACGAACATGAACATATTTGCAACTGCGAATAA